GTTTAATGGTAAAACCTCAGCCTTCCAAGCTGATGACGAGAGTTCGATTCTCTTCACCCGCTCCAATTACCGACATATACGCGAGAATTTGCTCGCACACATAACCGCACGGTACACCGTGCATGAAGCAGGACGTCATTCGACGTTCTGCTTTTTTTGTTTTTCACGATAATAGCAGTCATACCGGCGACGCTTAAATGATGACGATTCGGGAAAAGGATGGAAGACAAGAAGGAGGGATTCCCGTGATTCAAGTACGTCTTCAACCGTTCACTGTTTACGAAAGTGCACTCATGCGAACGACTTCGACGTTGATTGAGACGAATGAGAGCTTAATCGTCATCGATCCGAACTGGCTGCCTGAAGAGATTGCCACCATCCGCCGAGACGTCGAACTGCGTCGACAAGGCAAAAAGCTGTATGTCATCTATACGCACCAGCATTACGACCATATTATCGGTGCCTATGCGTTTCCCGATGCGACCGTCATCGCATCTCAGGCGTTCGTCGAGACGGATGCGCGCTCGCAGTTAGACGAGATCCAGTCGTTTTATGAGCAGTATTATATCGATCGCCCCATCGTCAAACCGGCCGTCGACATCATGATCTCCGAGGACGGGACGCTCGCACTCGGCTCTACCCCCATCACGTTTTTATTGACGCCAGGACACGAGTCGACTCATATGTCTTTAATCGTCGAACCGCTGCGGCTCCTGATTTGTGGCGACTACGGGTCCAATATCGAGCCTCCGTTCATCGAGCATGATGCCGAGGCGTATTTGAATTCCTTGCAAAAACTCCAAGCCGCCATTTATGAGTATGAGATTCGGTGGCTCGTCCCGGGCCACGGCGATTTATGCGACGATCGCAGCAAAATGATGGAGCGACTGAGCGCCGCCGAAGAATATATCCTCGCCTTGCCAGAAGAACGCGTTTGGTCTCCCCATTGGCCCGAGCACGCCTTTTTCCAACGCGTCCATGAACGGAACCGTAAGCACGTCGAACAAAAAGCGAAAGATCGCGAGTCACGGCAGCAAGATTATTGACACAAAAAAATCGCAACGTCTCCCCAAGACGTTGCGATCCCCCCTATTATGTAGACCTATTTCTTTGTGATGCGCTCTGAACGGACCGTGAACATACGGTCAATCCCATAAATGGTCACGCCGGTTAAGGCGAGCAATCCAATCATAGCTGATGAAAACATTGACCATACCCCCATTGTTCACAAATTCGTCAAAATCACCCCGTGCCTTCATTATAGAAGAAAACAAACAAAAAAGAAAGCGTTTTCTCCTAACTTTCTTCACAATTTTGTCACCTCTTTGAGTTCCCATTTGCTTGTCCAGCCTTGCGCAAATATGTGTAGCTTTTGTGGAATGTGGGAATACACTCTATAAGAATAAAGAGACAGAAAGCTGTTCGTTGAGGAGGAAGAGGCAT
This sequence is a window from Exiguobacterium mexicanum. Protein-coding genes within it:
- a CDS encoding MBL fold metallo-hydrolase, producing the protein MIQVRLQPFTVYESALMRTTSTLIETNESLIVIDPNWLPEEIATIRRDVELRRQGKKLYVIYTHQHYDHIIGAYAFPDATVIASQAFVETDARSQLDEIQSFYEQYYIDRPIVKPAVDIMISEDGTLALGSTPITFLLTPGHESTHMSLIVEPLRLLICGDYGSNIEPPFIEHDAEAYLNSLQKLQAAIYEYEIRWLVPGHGDLCDDRSKMMERLSAAEEYILALPEERVWSPHWPEHAFFQRVHERNRKHVEQKAKDRESRQQDY